The genomic stretch CGAAGAAGGTCATGCCGTGGTCCTGCGCCAGCTTCGCGATGGCGGCCTGGACTGCTGTCTTGTCAGACCCGAGCACATTGGCGTTGTCAACGATGTAGCTGCCGTTGGGAATGTCAACAGGGGGTTCGGCAGTGGCGGCGCCGGCCGGGCCCAGCATCAGAAATGCCAGGGCAAGCGCCGCCAGCAAGTGGGAAAACCTCTTCAACCGTGCAAACATTGCTCACCTTAGACATGGAACCGTTGTGGATATCGGCCTGCGTGCTTAATACGAATACACCACACGATACTATGGCCCTGTTAGCCACGGTGGCCTTGTGAAACTGTGCCGTGAAATTGCCTGCCAGGCCCCGGTATTGCGCCATACTGAAGGGGTGCGAACCTTCACAGCTGACTTCCAGCGAACGTTCGTCAAGGCTCCAGCTGCAGCCGACAAGATGAATATCAATCAAGCAATTCATCACCGAGGTTTTCAATGAAGGGGAAACTGATGAACCAGAACAACGGAGACCAGAACATCAACAATGGCGAGCAGCCCGAGGCCACCACACCCGCGACCCCGGCTCAGGATGCCGATGCCGTGAACGCTGCGGCACAAGATATCTCCGGCGAAAATACAGCAGCTGCGGACACGTCGGCCACCTCGGTTCTGCCGCACCCGGCACCTGAGTCTGCGGACACGTCGGCCACCTCCGTGCTGCCGCACCCCGCTGCCGAAGCCTGGCAGCCCGCAGCGCCCGCCCAGCCTGCCGCCACGAACCAGCCCTTCGAAAGCCCGGCAGCCCAGGACGCCCCCGCTGGATACCCGGCCCCGGCCACACAGCCCTTTGAGGCACCCGCAGCCCACGCCGCCCCGGCAGCCTACCCGTCGGCCCCGGCACACTCGCCGGCCCACTCATCCCCGGGCACAAACACGGCCGGGGCCGTCCCAGCCCCCGCCGCACCTGCAGGAACCCCGGCCGCAGCCTACGCGGCACATGCAGCCGCACAGAATGCAGCACAACAGGCAGCGGCCGCACAGCATGCCGCCGCACAGCAGGCAGCAGCCGCACACGCCGCCCCGGCCCCGGAGGCCACAGCTGCAACGCAGGCCATCCCGGCCCCGGAGGCAACCCAGGCGCTGCCCAACCCCTGGGCGCAGCCCGCACCGTCACCCCACCTCGGCGCACATGCGGCGCCGGGACAGGCGGGACCCGGCTATCCGGCGTCGAACGCGTACCCCCAAACACTGGCACCCGCGGTGACCGCCAAGTCAAAGGACCGCAAGAAGGTGGGCATGGGCATGTTCACCGGCGGAATCCTCGCCGCGGCACTGGTTGGCGGACTCGTGGGCGGCGGCTCGCTGTACCTGCTCGACCAGCAGGGCGGCAGCCAGGTTGCCAGCTCCAACAGCCAGTCGGCACCGCTGATTGTCAACAACCCCAACTCCGTCAACGAGGTGTCGGCGGCCGCGGCCAAGGCCATGCCGTCCGTGGTGACCATCTCTGCCACCAGCGGCAACTCCGGCGGCACGGGCTCGGGCATCATCCTGGACAAGGAAGGGCACATCCTCACCAACACGCACGTGGTGACGCTGGACGGTGCCGCTGCACACGCCACGATCGAGGTCCAGACCAGCGACGGCAAGGTGTACCCGGGCACGATCGTGGGCACCGACCCCCTCTCCGACCTCGCCGTGGTCAAGATTGACGCACCGAACCTGGTGCCCGCCGAGCTGGGCGAGTCCAGCAAGATCAACGTGGGCGACACCGTCATCGCGATCGGTTCGCCGCTGGGCCTGAACGGAACCGTCACCGACGGGATCGTCTCCACGCTCAACCGCACCATCCAGGTGGCGTCCTCGGCCGTGCCGGAGAGCCCCAGCGACAGTTCGCAGACCCCGAACGACGGCGGCAACGGCTTCCAGTTCTCCCCTCCCGGCGGCGGGCAGAACCAGAACGCGGCCACGGGCACCGTGAACCTGAACGTGATCCAGACCGACGCGGCCATCAACCCCGGCAACTCCGGCGGCGCCCTGGTCAACACCGACGGCAAGATCATCGGCGTCAACGTGGCCATCGCCTCCACCGGCGGCTCCTCCGACTCCGGCAGCCAGAGCGGCAACATCGGCGTGGGCTTCTCCATTCCGATCGACCATGCAAAGCGCGTTGCCCAGGACATCATCAAGGACGGCTCGGCCTCGCACGGCCAGCTGGGCGTCTCGGTCAAGGGCACCTCGGCCACCGGTTCCGACAGCGCCTTCTCGGCCGGCGCAACGGTTGCCAGCGTCACCTCCGGCAGCGCCGCCGACAACGCCGGACTGAAGGAAGGCGACGTCATCACCAAGCTGGGCGACCGGACCATCTCCGACCCCTCCGACCTCACGGCAGCCGTCCGCGAGCAGCCGGGCGGCGCCACAGTGAAGCTCGACTTCACCCGCGACGGCAAGGCACAGTCGGTGGACGTCACGCTGGACACCATGCCGGCCAACTGATCCGGCATCCCTCACGCACTGAGCCTGCGTACGGTTGGGAACGAATGGTGCGCCACTTCTGGAGTGGCGCACCATTCGCGCTTAACCGTGCGCATTCCCATCGAATGCCCGACGCCGGACCGGCCCGCCCCGGGCGTTTGGCCCGCGCGGGCGGGAAAACCCGGCGCGGGCCCGCGCGGGCTAACCGTGCGCGGGGGCGAGGGCGGCATCCAGCACGGGCTTTGATGCGGCCAGGCCCAGCCACACGAGCCCGATCCCGCCGGCCAGCACCCCCGCAATGACCACCAGTGACAGCGGGGCAAAGATGAGTGCCGAACCTGTCACCGGAAAAATGAGCAGCGCGGACAGGGCGGCAGAGCCAACCGTCACCGTACGGACGGGCCACATGAGCGACCGCCGGCGGGCCGCCTCCATGACGGATCGCGGCATGCCCAGCCGGTCAAGGCTCACATACAAGTCGCGCCGGTCCAGCACGGCCGCGGCCTGGTTCACGCCGGCACTGGCAGCCACCAGCAGGAACGATGCCACCACCGTGATCAGCACCCCGGTGCGCATGTCGTTGAGCAGGTTGGCTTCCGAGGCGCTGCCGGCCCCCGCCCCGGACACCAGCGCCAGGCCGGTCCCCGCCACAACCGCCACGAAGCTGGTCATGGACAGGGAGCTGACCTGCCGCCATGCAGCCTTGGGCGATTCCAGGATGGTCCGGGCAGACAGCAGTTTTTCCGGCGTCTGGGCCCGGCGCAGCCCGCGTCCGGCCAGCCACTTGAGCACAAACGGACCCATCAGGTTCAGCAGTGCCAGCCCGCCGGCCAGGGTGCCGCACACGATGACCACGACGATGGCCAGGGAGGCCGCACCGCTCGTTGCGGTCATTGCCAGATACAGCAGGACGGCGGCTCCAGCCCCGAGCGCCAGCCGCAGCCAGTGCACGGTGGGCGCCTTTTGGCGGGTCCGCACACCCAGCGGGGACAGCACCACCTGGCGCAGACCCACCGCTGCACTGACTGCGGCCAGCAACACGAGCGCACCAGCGGCCAGCAGCAGGACGCCCGGCGGCAGCCATAGATTGGACAGGCCCAGCGGCCCTCCCTGGAAGGGGATGAGCGCAACGGCCGGCAGGGCGGCCGCGTACACGGCGATGCCGGCCAGGATGCCCAGCAGCGCCACGAGCGTGGATTCAACAACGGTCAGCACCCCGACGAGGGCAGGCGTGGCGCCCATCAGCCGCAGGGTGGACAGCCGTTCGTCGCGTCGCCGGGCCGACAGCCGGGCCGCCGAACCGCCCAGTGTGAGCATGGGCAGCACCATGAGGGACACTGCCACCAGGGCCAGCATCTGGTAGGCGCCGGCGGTGCCGTAAATGTCTTCCTCCACGGGGTGTAGGAAGAAGCTCAGGGCCCCGGCCAGCACGATCAGCAGCAGGGCCGTGACCATGGCGAAGGCCGTGGCCGGCAGCGCCACCACCGCCTTGTTGCCCGGTGCTGGCCGGGACATCATCCAGAAAATGGAAAGGGTTGCGCGCAACTTGTTCACGGCTGCCCCACCCGGTCCGGCCCGGTTGCGGACGGCAGCGGCTCCGGCGCCTGCCCGGCCGGAGACAGTGGTGCCGGTGCCAGGGATGCGGGCGCCTGGCCCGCCGAGGGATGCACCGACATGCCGGCGGGCCGGCCCGGCAGCTCAGGTCCCGGTATGTCCAGTGCCGGCGCAAGGGGAGCCGACGGCGCAAGGGAGAGGACGCCGTCGTGCATGTACAAGGTGCGGGAGCAGCGGGCGGCGACGGTGGGGTCGTGCGTGACGAGGACAAGCGTGTGGCCTCGGCCGGCGGTGGCGCCCAGAAGCGCTGACATGACCTCCGCGGAGGTGTGGGAGTCGAGGGCGCCGGTGGGTTCGTCCGCGAAGACGATCCGGGCGCCGGTGACCTGGGCGCGGGCGATGGCGACCCGCTGCGCCTGGCCGCCGGAGAGTTCGCCGATGCGGCGGTTCTCCATGCCGGCCAGGCCGAGGTGTGCCAGCCAGGTGGCGGCCTGGGGTTCGGCATCGCGCCGGGGTATCCCGTTGAGCATGAGGGCCAGGGCGACATTTTCAATGGCGGTCAGCTCCGGGATGAGCAGTCCCGACTGGAAGACAAAGCCGAACTGCTCGCGGCGCAGCTTCGAGCGCTGGGTCTCGTTAAGCCCGGTCACGTCGGTGCCGGCGTAGTTGACGCTGCCGGAATCGGGGGCGGTGATGCCGGCCAGGGTGTGCAGCAACGTGGTCTTGCCGGAGCCGGAGGCGCCCATGATGGCCACGGATTCGCCGGCGAGGATGTCCACGCCAACGTTGTCCAGGGCGGTGCCTGCGCCGTAGCGCTTGGTGAGTGAGCGTGCGCTCAACAGTGGGGAGTTCATGCTTCAATTCTTCCGGGCTGGTGCCGCGGCGGCATCGGGCCGCAGTGGGAACCTCAGGCTGTGGCCTCCACCCGGGGTAGGAGTCCGAACAGGACCCGGGGCGTGCAACCCGCAGGGAGCAGCCGAACTAAAAACCGCCGGCTCCTTGCTGGATGCTCACGGCGCCCTGGGCAACCGCCGCCGCTGCGGCTCGGGGACGGCCACCGCAACCAGGATGCCTGAGGCGGCACCGATGACGGTCTCAACGACCCGGTCCGCGGCAAGCCCGAGTGGGTCGCCGGGAACAGCCAGCAGGGTCATGATGAGGATCAGCGGGGTAAAGAACGCCAAGGCCAGGCCGTAGTGGTGCTGCATGAACAGCTCCGTGGGATGCATGAGCAGCACCACTGCCACGGACAGGGCAGCGGTGCCCGGTCCCGGCCAGAGGACCAGGGCCGTGACGCCGACGCCGGCGAAGGTCCCCGCCGCGCGGTGGATTCCGCGCCGGATCCGGCCGTTGAGTGTCTCAGCCGCCAGCGGGACGGCCGCCGCCGCCATGGCCCAGTAGGGATGCCCAATCCCCAGCATGTGCCCCGTGGCACCGGCCGCAGCCACGGCCAGAAAGTAGCGGAGCGCGTGGACCAGCGCGGCCGCTGCCCCTGGACGGCTGACGGCGCGCACCGCACCGGGCTGCCATGACCGTGAACCAAGCCACCCGGAAAAGCCGACAAGCACCGAAAACGCCGCGGAACCGGTGCAGACGGCGGCAGCCGCCCACCACGGCACCGCTGACGGCACCGCCGCGAGCGCACCGAAGGCAAAAATGCAGAAGAACGGCCCCGTCGGTTTGAGCCCAAACCGGTCCGCCACCAGCGAGGCTGCGGCGGCCAGCAGCGCCTCAAGGCCAATCAGCGGCCAGGGGCCCGCCGCGGCTTCGGCGCAGAGAATGCCCAGCAGGGAACCGCCCAAAAGCAGGACGGCCGCCTGGCCCTGGTGGACCAGGCGCAGCTGGTGGGGTTCATCCCGGCCATACATCCCCACGAACGAGCCGAAGGCGGCGTAGATGATCAGCTCCGGCCGGCCGGCGGCCAGCAGGATCAGGGCGGGCACCGCAAACCCGGCTGTCACGCGCCGGGCAGCCCGCCGGTCGCCGGCTCCGGGCACGAGCGTGACGGGTCGGAGGACGGACGCCCGCCGGGCAATGAGCACGGCTGGGTGGATCGCGGTCAGGTGCGGGGCAGGCATGGGCGGCCTTCACGGTGGCAGGAGCAGTTCTGCCACCACTTTGGCGAACGAGCATCATAGACGTCAAAGAAGAGGTGGCTCTCGTTTGATAGGCACTGCCTATATTGGGGTGCTGTCGGAATGCGACTGCCCGCCCGCTGCCCCTAGTCCCGTGCCGGAGCGGGCCGGTGCTCCCCGGGACGCGGCACCAGTGGGAGCCGGGAGAAGAACTCCAGGTCCGCGTCCTCGGCGGCAGACACGAGGGCACTGGCCATCACGGTGGAAGGCTCCCGGTCCAGGGTGACAAGGCCCACCGGGACAGAGCCCTCCGGCCGGACCAGGGGAAGGGCCCGCACCGATGGCGGCAGCACAAACGCGAGGAGCCACGCGGCAGGCACGATGGTGGCCCAGCCGCCGGCCGCCACATGGGAAAAGAGGGAGGCCACGGAGTCGGTCTCCAAAGTGGGGGACGGCTGCACCCCGGCTTCGGCAAACATGCCGTCGATGCGCCGCCGGCCCTGCATGTGCGGGGCCAGCAGGCACAGCGGCAAGGCGGATGCCTCCGCCCAGGTGGCCTGCGGGCCGGGCAGCCAGCCCGCTGAGGCCGGGCAGAGCAGCACGTACCGTTCCGAATAGAGCGGGACCGCGTGGAACCCGTCCGGGAGCGGGTCCTTGATGTAGCTGATCCCGCCGTCCAACTCATTCTCAAGCAGCAGGCGGAGGATGTCGGAAGAGGCAAGGTCTGAAATGACATCAACGCGCGCGCCCGGGTTGGCGGCGCAGAACGGGCCGGTCAGCAGCGGTGCTGCGTTGGCCGCCGTCGGAATGCAGCCAAGGCGGAGCGTGCCGGTGACGTGTCCGCGCAGTGCGGCAACGTCGGCAACGAGTCCGTCCCGGCCCGCCAGTATCTGCCGGGCCCAGAGCACCACGGCCTCGCCCTCGGCGGTCAGGCCCCCAAACTTGTTCCCGCGGCGGACCAACGGCGCATCAAGCTCGGCCTCGAGCCGGCGGATGCCCTCGGACAAGGCCGGCTGCGACACGCCACAGGACGCGGCGGCACGCACAAAGTGCCGCTCGCGGGCCAGGGCCACCATGTACTCAAGTTGACGGAAGAACACACCACCGGTCTACAGCATGTCCGCTTCGGACGCCAACGAGCGCGCCCGCTGTTCGCCCGGAGTAAAGATTCGTCGCAGAAAATTCCGGCCCGCGCCGCCACGAACTAAGCTGTTGGGATAGGCCAAGGGCGAACCCGCCGCACCCTCCCGCAACGGGAGCGGCTGCAGCGCAACCAACCGTCCATGACACAAAGGACAGCAGTGGAAAACTCAGCACTGAATATTGTCGTACT from Arthrobacter stackebrandtii encodes the following:
- a CDS encoding trypsin-like peptidase domain-containing protein, yielding MNQNNGDQNINNGEQPEATTPATPAQDADAVNAAAQDISGENTAAADTSATSVLPHPAPESADTSATSVLPHPAAEAWQPAAPAQPAATNQPFESPAAQDAPAGYPAPATQPFEAPAAHAAPAAYPSAPAHSPAHSSPGTNTAGAVPAPAAPAGTPAAAYAAHAAAQNAAQQAAAAQHAAAQQAAAAHAAPAPEATAATQAIPAPEATQALPNPWAQPAPSPHLGAHAAPGQAGPGYPASNAYPQTLAPAVTAKSKDRKKVGMGMFTGGILAAALVGGLVGGGSLYLLDQQGGSQVASSNSQSAPLIVNNPNSVNEVSAAAAKAMPSVVTISATSGNSGGTGSGIILDKEGHILTNTHVVTLDGAAAHATIEVQTSDGKVYPGTIVGTDPLSDLAVVKIDAPNLVPAELGESSKINVGDTVIAIGSPLGLNGTVTDGIVSTLNRTIQVASSAVPESPSDSSQTPNDGGNGFQFSPPGGGQNQNAATGTVNLNVIQTDAAINPGNSGGALVNTDGKIIGVNVAIASTGGSSDSGSQSGNIGVGFSIPIDHAKRVAQDIIKDGSASHGQLGVSVKGTSATGSDSAFSAGATVASVTSGSAADNAGLKEGDVITKLGDRTISDPSDLTAAVREQPGGATVKLDFTRDGKAQSVDVTLDTMPAN
- a CDS encoding FtsX-like permease family protein; translated protein: MNKLRATLSIFWMMSRPAPGNKAVVALPATAFAMVTALLLIVLAGALSFFLHPVEEDIYGTAGAYQMLALVAVSLMVLPMLTLGGSAARLSARRRDERLSTLRLMGATPALVGVLTVVESTLVALLGILAGIAVYAAALPAVALIPFQGGPLGLSNLWLPPGVLLLAAGALVLLAAVSAAVGLRQVVLSPLGVRTRQKAPTVHWLRLALGAGAAVLLYLAMTATSGAASLAIVVVIVCGTLAGGLALLNLMGPFVLKWLAGRGLRRAQTPEKLLSARTILESPKAAWRQVSSLSMTSFVAVVAGTGLALVSGAGAGSASEANLLNDMRTGVLITVVASFLLVAASAGVNQAAAVLDRRDLYVSLDRLGMPRSVMEAARRRSLMWPVRTVTVGSAALSALLIFPVTGSALIFAPLSLVVIAGVLAGGIGLVWLGLAASKPVLDAALAPAHG
- a CDS encoding FUSC family protein, producing MPAPHLTAIHPAVLIARRASVLRPVTLVPGAGDRRAARRVTAGFAVPALILLAAGRPELIIYAAFGSFVGMYGRDEPHQLRLVHQGQAAVLLLGGSLLGILCAEAAAGPWPLIGLEALLAAAASLVADRFGLKPTGPFFCIFAFGALAAVPSAVPWWAAAAVCTGSAAFSVLVGFSGWLGSRSWQPGAVRAVSRPGAAAALVHALRYFLAVAAAGATGHMLGIGHPYWAMAAAAVPLAAETLNGRIRRGIHRAAGTFAGVGVTALVLWPGPGTAALSVAVVLLMHPTELFMQHHYGLALAFFTPLILIMTLLAVPGDPLGLAADRVVETVIGAASGILVAVAVPEPQRRRLPRAP
- a CDS encoding LysR family transcriptional regulator, which produces MFFRQLEYMVALARERHFVRAAASCGVSQPALSEGIRRLEAELDAPLVRRGNKFGGLTAEGEAVVLWARQILAGRDGLVADVAALRGHVTGTLRLGCIPTAANAAPLLTGPFCAANPGARVDVISDLASSDILRLLLENELDGGISYIKDPLPDGFHAVPLYSERYVLLCPASAGWLPGPQATWAEASALPLCLLAPHMQGRRRIDGMFAEAGVQPSPTLETDSVASLFSHVAAGGWATIVPAAWLLAFVLPPSVRALPLVRPEGSVPVGLVTLDREPSTVMASALVSAAEDADLEFFSRLPLVPRPGEHRPAPARD